Proteins encoded in a region of the Methanobacterium sp. genome:
- the tpiA gene encoding triose-phosphate isomerase yields the protein MKITQTPLVILNFKTYLESTGDKALQLAKALEQVAEETGVNMAAAPQGADLRKLSEEVNIPILAQHIDPVDAGGHTGSMLLECAKEAGASGTLINHSEQRMQLADIDMVVNKINTANMTSVVCTNNIPTSAAAAAMKPNFVAIEPPELIGSGIPVSQAEPKIVEGSVAAIKEVNSSVRVLCGAGISTGDDMKAALELGSEGVLLASGIILAPDPKKALLDLVSKI from the coding sequence ATGAAAATAACACAAACTCCCTTAGTAATTTTGAATTTTAAAACATACTTGGAGTCTACAGGAGATAAAGCCTTGCAGTTAGCCAAGGCATTGGAGCAAGTAGCTGAGGAAACTGGAGTAAACATGGCAGCAGCCCCTCAAGGAGCGGACCTAAGGAAATTATCTGAGGAAGTAAACATACCTATTTTAGCTCAGCACATTGATCCCGTGGATGCCGGTGGACACACTGGAAGCATGTTGTTGGAATGTGCCAAAGAAGCAGGGGCTTCAGGCACCCTAATAAATCATTCAGAGCAGAGAATGCAACTTGCTGATATTGACATGGTTGTCAATAAAATTAACACTGCCAACATGACCAGTGTGGTCTGTACTAACAATATCCCGACTAGTGCTGCAGCCGCCGCCATGAAACCAAATTTTGTAGCTATTGAACCTCCTGAACTTATTGGTTCAGGAATTCCAGTATCTCAAGCTGAACCAAAAATAGTTGAGGGTAGTGTAGCAGCAATAAAAGAGGTCAATTCCAGTGTAAGGGTTCTTTGTGGTGCAGGGATTTCTACAGGGGATGACATGAAGGCTGCTTTGGAACTTGGAAGTGAAGGGGTTCTCTTAGCATCTGGAATTATACTGGCCCCAGATCCCAAAAAGGCACTTCTTGACTTAGTTAGTAAGATATAG